One window from the genome of Macrobrachium rosenbergii isolate ZJJX-2024 chromosome 2, ASM4041242v1, whole genome shotgun sequence encodes:
- the LOC136849105 gene encoding uncharacterized protein, protein MSTLHTSHIPSDPFSCDNLSTITGTPQYRPPIPPRTNTKCPPQNTTTITSTVPLIPINVSSTPPNPAVVVQPPTQPSTPIPDPSSGNSCQNPHTSQSNPFILQQGQQTVIPNPFLGPQPTYPFNNTNPYFYSINTPVAIPQNVPVLKPKDVALLKLSELKGVLADNRLNTFFRQVESCTSSDDRRIEVAMARAEPDIATFLTAALVKQGNNLPWDEIKKLMKKQFIGSATLLQAWQEINAMTYCFDEPPSSFINKLQCKITALTLKFPNDPIPTSDKFLKTKVYKGLNSQAQAKLVDFLADHIPLENFMTWAEEEYYRAQGMNSSNGNRVLPISGTGNPQSSTPVTGVQQGEIQRSELDNLRKKLEELNKKLEKVNMKKQKSNSKYCAFCRVTDHNLSDCPLDPPKGVCFDCFQQNSRRGHVGCPGTVGIK, encoded by the coding sequence ATGTCTACACTACATACGTCTCACATTCCAAGTGATCCATTCTCATGTGACAACCTCAGTACCATAACAGGAACCCCACAATACAGACCCCCAATACCGCCTCGTACAAATACTAAGTGCCCACCACAAAACACAACTACTATCACAAGTACAGTACCCTTAATACCCATAAATGTCTCATCAACACCACCTAACCCTGCAGTAGTAGTACAACCTCCTACACAACCATCCACACCTATACCTGATCCATCATCAGGTAACTCTTGTCAAAACCCTCATACCAGTCAGTCAAACCCATTCATTTTGCAGCAAGGTCAACAGACTGTTATACCCAATCCTTTCCTTGGACCACAGCCTACTTATCCCTTTAATAATACCAATCCAtacttttattcaataaatactcCAGTAGCAATTCCTCAGAATGTACCAGTGTTAAAGCCGAAAGATGTAGCCCTTCTCAAACTTTCTGAACTCAAGGGAGTTCTTGCCGACAACAGacttaatactttttttagaCAGGTAGAGTCGTGCACTAGTTCAGATGACAGGAGAATAGAAGTGGCAATGGCCCGGGCTGAACCAGATATAGCTACGTTCTTAACAGCAGCGTTAGTAAAACAGGGTAATAATCTACCTTGGGATGAGATTAAGAAACTTATGAAGAAGCAGTTTATTGGCTCAGCCACTCTGTTACAGGCATGGCAAGAGATTAATGCCATGACTTACTGTTTTGATGAACCTCCTAGttcctttattaataaattacagtGTAAAATCACAGCATTAACTTTGAAATTCCCCAATGATCCAATTCCCACATCAGATAAATTTCTTAAGACAAAAGTTTATAAGGGATTGAATTCACAGGCCCAAGCCAAACTAGTTGATTTCTTAGCAGACCATATTCCTTTGGAAAATTTCATGACATGGGCCGAAGAAGAATATTATAGGGCTCAAGGAATGAATAGTAGTAATGGGAATAGAGTCTTGCCAATTTCAGGCACTGGGAATCCTCAGTCATCAACCCCAGTAACAGGTGTTCAACAGGGGGAAATACAAAGAAGTGAGCTAGATAATTTAAGAAAGAAGCttgaagagttaaataaaaaactggagaaagtaaacatgaagaaacaaaagagtAACAGTAAATATTGTGCCTTTTGTAGAGTGACTGACCATAATCTGTCTGATTGTCCTCTTGATCCTCCCAAGGgagtttgttttgattgtttcCAACAAAATAGTAGGAGAGGTCATGTAGGATGTCCAGGAACAGTAGGTATAAAATGA